The Mauremys mutica isolate MM-2020 ecotype Southern chromosome 1, ASM2049712v1, whole genome shotgun sequence genome has a segment encoding these proteins:
- the LOC123376196 gene encoding olfactory receptor 52K2-like: MSNSNTTDFTNPSTFILQGIPGLEAAHVWISIPFCAMFIIAILGNFAILLIVKMEPSLHGPMYYFLCMLAIADLVLSTSILPKMLAIFWFNSRETDFSACLTQMYFVYCFSLMESGIIVAMGFDRYVAICHPLRHSTILTIPVVAKMGLAVVLRSGMLVLPYPFLVRQWRYCRTNIIPEPFCAHISVVKLACGDTHISSYYGLFVLLCVIGLDGIFIAMSYTQILRAIFSLPTKEARLKTFGTCVSHLCVILIFYIPGLFSSLTYRFGQNVPLHVHVLIGNMNLLVPPMLHPIIYGVKTKEIRDRLLRFITRKG, encoded by the coding sequence atgtcaaattccaacacaaccgacttcaccaacccctccaccttcatcctgcagggtattcctggcctggaggcagcccatgtatggatctccatccccttctgtgccatgttcatcatagccatcttggggaactttgCCATCCTGTTAATTGTGAAAatggagccgagcctccatgggcccatgtactatttcctctgcatgctggccatcgctgacctggtcctgtctacatccatcctgcccaaaatgctggcaatcttctggttcaattccagggagaccgatttcagtgcctgcctcacccagatgtacttcgttTACTGCTTCTCATTGATGGAGTCCGGGATCATTGTGGCCATGGGTTTCGATCGCTATGTGGctatctgccatcccctgagacattccaccatcctgacaatcCCCGTGGTGGCCAAGATGGGgctggccgtggtgctgcgcaGTGGCATGCTCGTACTGCCCTATCCCTTCCTGGTAAGACAGTGGCGAtactgcagaaccaacatcatccccgaGCCATTCTGCGCACACATATCCGTGGTGAAGCTTGCCTGCGGCGACACCCACATCAGCAGTTACTATGGTCTCTTTGTGCTATTGTGTGTAATCGGTCTGGATGGGATTTTTATTGCCAtgtcctatacccagatcctcagggccatcttcagcctccccacaaaggaagcccggctcaagacttttggaacctgcgtctcccacctctgtgttaTCTTAATCTTTTATATCCCgggtctcttctcctccctcacatACCGTTTTGGACAGAATGTGCCCCTGCATGTCCATGTTCTTATTGGCAATATGAACCTACTGGTGCCCCCCATGCTacaccccatcatctatggggtgaAGACCAAggagatccgggacaggctgctgcGGTTCATTACTCGtaagggatga